The region GTATGAACCAAGGCAATTCCTATTATACCCATGGGAAATGGATCAACCACATTTAATACGGATAGCAGGATGAAAAGTGGCGGCAAGAAATTCGGAACCAGACACAGAACTTCCAAGACCAAACGCAAACGATTTTTCCCTGACGAAAAATTCAAAATACCAAAGGTAGCCCAAACACCTAGGAGCAGCGAGCATACAGATGACAGTAGAGCTTGAAAGACTGTGTTTTTAAAAGCCCAAACAAGCTCTGCCAATTCTGGAACTTGCTGAGGACTGAATTGCGTCAGCAAGAACAGAAAGGGAAATAGCAGAAACAAAACCAGAGCTATGCGGAGAATTTTGCGCAAACTCAATTGAGAGCGCCTCGACGTACTTCGGTCCAACGCTTCAACAAGCGATCCACTTCAGACGTAGATAAGATTTCGAACTTAGGTAAAGATTTGTATTCTGGAACTGCCGCGAATGGAGTGCCCTCTCGAACACCTTTCATCACTGGCATCATATAGTTTTTTTCCATAATAAACTTTTGACCTTGAGTCGAAAGCATCAGATTTACGAATTTTTCAGCCAACTCGCAGTGACGACAGAATTCTGGAATACCAACAAATTCAAACTGTACTGGCAGTGGTTCCTCAAAAACGAGGGCTTGGTAGTCTTTCTTTTTTTCTTCAATTTCATGATACAAAGGTGACGTCACATAGGAATAGGCAAGTTTCGTTTGCTTACTGGTGAACAATCCATATGCCGCTGACCATGTGGGAGAAAAGCTGTGAACTTGGGGCATTAATTTTTGCAAGAATTCGAAAGCTTCGTCTTCGCCTTTGGACTTTACTAACCAGTATAAGAACTGCATGCCCGGTGAACTGGTGCGCGGATCTTCCAAGGATATTTTTTTCGTTAATTCAGGATCTAAAAGATCGTCGATCTTAGAGGGGTTTTTCTTAAGTTCCCCCGAACGCATCACAAAGGTCAATGCACCCCAGTCATAGGGAACAAAAAAGTTGTTCGCCAAAGCAGGCTTTACCACTTCGTAAACATTCAAATCACCCAAGCTCATCTTGCGCCATTGCTGTTCAGAAGTTGCTTTGGAAATGTCGAATTGATCAAGGCCCACAACAAGGTCTGCACCTAAGCTTTCGCCCTCGATTTTCAAACGTTGAAGTAAGATTCCAGAATCGCTGCCTTCGATAAACTCCACTTTACAGTTACAAGTTTTTTCAAACTCAGCTTTTAAAAGTGGTCCTGGGCCATAGCGCCCGGTGAAGGATGAATAACCAAACACACGCAGGGTTGGGACGGAGGCTGTCGTAGAATTAGTTTCGGTGCGGTTTAAGACCGCTAAAAATAGTCCTAAAAAAACAATGGCGATAAAGACGATAAAGTTTTTCATAACGGCTACCACCAAATACCGCGGCGGCGTTTAAAGAAATAATAATCCAGTCCCAAGCAGCGACCAGCGCCCACCCAAGCCAGGATCAAATGAATAGCTAAAAATGTTTTGTAAAAATCTTCGTGTCCTGGGCCGGAAATGAAAAGCATGGTCACGCACAAAAGCATGGCAATGATGGCAATCGGACGAACCACGTAACCAATGATGTAGGAAATCGCAATGGCGAATTCTAACCCGACGATAATAAAGGCCACTGTTTGCCAGTTCGGAATCATTTGCGCACTCGCAAAAATTTTAAACCAATTCGGAGCGTGGCTAGATGGCAACCACTCGGCAATTTGATCTGCGATACGAGGACGAGTTAAAAAATCGCCGCGATATTTTTGCAAAGCTTGTTCTAAATAGTAATAACCCAGGAATATTCTTAAAAAAGAAATGGGCAGAAGATGTCCTACGTATTTAACGCTCTCAAAGAATGAAACAAACATGAGACCATTGTGCCTAGACTCCCCGCTTCGGGCAAGTTGTCTCAAGGAAGCAGTGTTCGCAATTTGGTTTTCTCGCCTTACAGATAGCTCGACCATGAGAAATCAAAAGATGCGATAACAAAATCCAATCTTCTTCTGGCACCACTTTGCACAATATCTTTTCAATTTGGATGGCGTTTTCAGTTTTTACCCATCCCAGGCGATTTGATAAGCGAGTCACGTGTGTATCTACAACGATGCCACTTGGGATATCGAAAGCATTTCCCAGCACCACGTTAGCCGTTTTGCGCCCCACTCCCGCAAGCCCGACCAAAGCCTCAAGATCCTGGGGAATTTCACCGTCATATTTTTCGACCAGATCTTTAGAAGCTGATTTTAAATTCTTAGCTTTGTTTTTGAAAAAGCCCGTCGATCGCACCAGATTTTCCAAAGATTCCAGGGGCGCTTTAGACATCGCCAAAGGCGTAGGATACTTTTTAAATAGCGCAGGGGTGACCATGTTCACCCGCTCGTCAGTGCACTGAGCAGATAAAACGGTTGCCACTAATAATTCGAATGGATTTTTATGATCGAGAGCGCAGTGAGCGTCGGGATAATAGCGCTTTAATAGGGAGATCGTTTGCTCAAGAGGAGCTTTCTTTTTAGTTGTCACCGTCGTTGCCGATAGCTTCAACCGGACAGCCTTCCATTGCCTCTTTCACAAGCTCTTGCTCTTCAGGAGACTCCGGTTGCTTAGAAACGAAGGCGTGACCGTCCTCTTCGTGCATGGCGAAGTTATTTGGCGCCGTCAAAACGCAGGCATCGCAGGCAATACAAGATTGATCCACGAACATCTTACCTGGTTTATTTTCAGACCACTTAGAACTCTTATCAGCCATGAGCTTCTCCTAATACGCCCTTAAATATAGGGTAAAACCCCCTTCTGTCAAACTGACCTTCCGGACTTGTGTCGCATTTTCAGGCCCTTATTTGTTGATTCACTGGGGTCGAGGCCCAAATCCCGGTATTCTAGGAGGGATTGTCAAAAGGAGGGTTCATGGAAGGACCACGTTCGCCTAGGGAAACTGAGCTTCCCCAAGTTTTGGATTTTTTAAATAAAAAACTACGCTCGGAAGCTCCTTGGTCCATCGCCGCTGAGTACCCCACCGCATTTACTTCTAACAACTTGCACAATATGCGCATCATTTCTGATGAAGAACGCGTTCTTTCCCATGCGGTATTGAAACCTCTTATTATTAAGTCCCCACACGTTATCTATAAAGTGGCAGCCATCGGCTCGGTTGTTACTGATGATCAGCATCGCGGTCAGGGTTTAAGCACGACCGTAATCAAAGACTGCCTAAGATCTGCTCAGGAACAATCCTGTGATATCGCGATTTTATGGACGGATCTTTTCGATTTCTATCGCCGTATGGGCTTTGAATTAGCTGGCAGCGAAATCAGCTTCGTCATCGAAGACAATTTCGATATGCCAATTACTAATTTGAGCTACTCCACAGATTCAAAAGTGGCGCCAGATGCAATTTATCGACTGTACTCGCAACACTCCGTGAATTCTGTGCGATCCATCGAAGAAACTCGTAAATTTTTAAGCATCCCTCAAACGCAGATTTACACAGCCTGGGAGCCAAATGGTCAACTTGCTGCCTATGCGATTGAAGGCAAAGGTGTCGATTTAGGTGGTTATATCCACGAATGGGGTGGCTCGACTTCAAAGCTGCTTTCATTATTAAGCTTTATTCGTGCTAAAAAAGGCACCCCATTTACGATCATTTGTCCTAAACACTCTCAAAACTTGATTCGTGAGTTGGAAAACCGCGCAGTTACTAAAAACAGCGGCTTTTTGGGCATGATCAAAATCGTCAAATTTGATCAGTTATCGGCAAAAATCAAACGTGCTTTCCGTGCTGAAGGAGTTGCCGATTTCGTTTTGGAAAAACAAGGTGAGCACTTTGTATTTGGTATCGGTGCCGATCTGTACACAATCAACAGCGAAACGGATATGGTTCGTCTGCTGTTCGGCCCGATCGACTATCGTGCGATTGGAATCTTTAAAGAAGAAACAGTAAAGAAGTTTGAAAAAATCATGCCTCTTCAATTGTGGATTTGGGGTTGGGATTCTATATGAATAAAAATTTACAAAGACTTTTGATTCTGGCAACCGTCGCCGGATCATTGTCTTGCATGAAAACGCCTGAACTTGAAGACAAAGTCACACCGGCCAGCGCTGAAGAAGTTAGCAATGCGCTAGTAGACAGTTGGGGTACTATCAGTCCTCTGACAATGCTTAAAGGTGATTTTATTTATCAGGAGACGGAACAGCAAATCGACACAATGGAATCGCGCGTGGTTTTACAAGAAGGCACGACGATATCAAATATCACCGAGACTGCTGAAAAATATGACTACACGTTCTTGTATCAGACAGCCGTGATCTCTGGGGAAAACTCCTCACAATCGACCCGCGAAGACCATAGAACAGTTACCAAGAACAACGCAAGCTCCGTTCAAACTAGTGCTGCCAAGAAAGTAAAATCGAGCGAAAGCTCCGCTTTGCAAATGGCAAAATCAGTATTAGGTAAAAAAACGAGTGACGTCACCACTATGGGTGACGACTACGAAATGACCTTAGGATTTGAGCGAGTATTGATGTTGGCGAATTCTTGTGTCATGACGGATGATCTTCAAAATTATTGCAAAGAGACCCTGAAACTTGATTCCTGCGAAATCAAATGTGGCAATCTGACGAAAACGACTGAAGTACGCCCTGCTCCCGACCTTATTAAACAGCAATCCAACTGCGGTGGTCTTGCGAATTGCAAAATGAATGTTAAAAAAGTGACATTTGATTGGCAGATTCTAATGAAAACCGGTGGCAACACAGAGAAACAAAAGGTTACTTACACAATCTCTATGACTCCGGATTTGCCATTCTTGCCTCGCGTTTTAGATTATTGCTCACGTGGCCTGGTACAAATTCCAAATTCATCCACAAAAGTTTTAGTCACGGTGTGCAACCGACTTAAAAATTTTCAACGCAACACAAGCCAGAACTAGACGCGCTTGATTGCCATCAGATAAGACCTCCTGTAGAGTGAAATCTCCCGGAGGTTTTTTTATGAAAAAAATCGCAGTAGTCCTTTCTGGTTGCGGTTATCTTGATGGTTCTGAAATCACTGAATCTGTAAGCTTGTTCATTGCTTTGAATCAAGCTGGAGCTGAAGTCAGCTGCTTTGCACCTGATATCGACTTGAATGAAGTCGACCACATCACTAAATCTCCAACTGGTACAACAAGGAATGTTTTAAAAGAATCCGCACGTATTGCACGCAGCGAAGTAAGATCACTTGCTGAGTTGCATGCTAAAGATTTCGATGGTTTGGCTTTTCCGGGTGGCTTTGGTGCCGCTAAAAATCTTTCTAACTGGGCTGAAAAAGGTGCTGCCTGCGAAGTGAACGCGGAAGTTAAGCGCGTGATCTTGGAATTCTTTGAGGCCAGCAAACCGATTGGTGCATGCTGTATCGCTCCTGTTCTGCTTGCCAAAGTTTTGGGTAAGAAAAAAGTGACACTAACAATCGGCGATGATGCCGCTACAGCTGCAGAGATTCAAAAAACAGGAGCGCAACACGAAGAATGCCCTGTTGATGACTATATCACAGATCGCGAAACCAAAGTCGTTACAACTCCAGCTTATATGTACGGAAATGCGAAGCCGAATGAAGTTTTCGCTGGGATCTTCGGTCTAGCTCACGAACTAGTCGAGTGGGCATAATAATAATTCATGGATGGAATTAAAATGAAAAAGACAGTTGCACTTATTTTCGGTGGTAAATCAGCAGAACACGAAGTGTCTTTGCGTTCGGCAAAAAACATCGCGGATGCATTGGACAAAGAAAAATACTCGCCGATCTTAATCGGTATCAGTTCCGATGGAACTTGGTACCGCTTTCCCGATAAGAGTGTATTCACTCAAGTTACTAAGATTGATGACAAAGCTTTGCCTCCAAATGCTGAACCGGTCGCACTGATCTGCGATCTTGGGAAACCGGTTATTTACTCTCTGAAAAACAGTACTAAGACTTCTGTGGACTGCGCTTTCCCAATCATGCACGGAACAATGGGCGAAGACGGTACGATCCAAGGCATCTTTAAAATGGTGAATATTCCATTCGTAGGTTGCGGTGTGTGGTCTTCCGCAGCAGGAATGGATAAAGCCGTTATGAAGCACATTTTGGCCGATGCAAAGATTCCGAATGCCCGCTATATGCTGCTAACTCCATATAAAAATAATTCTTACGATGAAATCGTTAAGAATTTAGGGACTCCGTTCTTTATCAAGCCCGCGAATGCGGGTTCCTCTGTTGGTGTTCACAAAATTAAGTCAGCGGAAGATTTTGCAGTTAAATTAAAAGATGCTTTCCAATTTGACTATAAAGTTTTGGCTGAGGAATTCATTCAAGGCCGCGAAGTCGAATGCTCGGTCATGGGCCACAACCACGCACCTGAAGCATCGTTGCCAGGCGAGGTTATTCCTCAACACGAATTCTATTCTTACGAAGCTAAGTACATTGACGACAATGGCGCTTTATTGGAAATCCCAGCAAAGATCCAAGGCGAAACTTTGCAACGTCTACAAGATATGGCTAAGAAAACTTACCAAGCGATGGGTTGCGATGGCTTGACTCGCGTGGACTTCTTCTTAAGACCGAATGGCGAGTTGTACATCAACGAGATCAACACGATCCCAGGGTTCACAAAAATTTCCATGTACCCGAAGATGTGGGAAGCAACGGGGCTTGGTTATAAAGAATTGATTTCGAAACTG is a window of Bdellovibrio sp. SKB1291214 DNA encoding:
- a CDS encoding thiamine ABC transporter substrate-binding protein; protein product: MKNFIVFIAIVFLGLFLAVLNRTETNSTTASVPTLRVFGYSSFTGRYGPGPLLKAEFEKTCNCKVEFIEGSDSGILLQRLKIEGESLGADLVVGLDQFDISKATSEQQWRKMSLGDLNVYEVVKPALANNFFVPYDWGALTFVMRSGELKKNPSKIDDLLDPELTKKISLEDPRTSSPGMQFLYWLVKSKGEDEAFEFLQKLMPQVHSFSPTWSAAYGLFTSKQTKLAYSYVTSPLYHEIEEKKKDYQALVFEEPLPVQFEFVGIPEFCRHCELAEKFVNLMLSTQGQKFIMEKNYMMPVMKGVREGTPFAAVPEYKSLPKFEILSTSEVDRLLKRWTEVRRGALN
- a CDS encoding DoxX family membrane protein, coding for MFVSFFESVKYVGHLLPISFLRIFLGYYYLEQALQKYRGDFLTRPRIADQIAEWLPSSHAPNWFKIFASAQMIPNWQTVAFIIVGLEFAIAISYIIGYVVRPIAIIAMLLCVTMLFISGPGHEDFYKTFLAIHLILAWVGAGRCLGLDYYFFKRRRGIWW
- the nth gene encoding endonuclease III, whose product is MKLSATTVTTKKKAPLEQTISLLKRYYPDAHCALDHKNPFELLVATVLSAQCTDERVNMVTPALFKKYPTPLAMSKAPLESLENLVRSTGFFKNKAKNLKSASKDLVEKYDGEIPQDLEALVGLAGVGRKTANVVLGNAFDIPSGIVVDTHVTRLSNRLGWVKTENAIQIEKILCKVVPEEDWILLSHLLISHGRAICKARKPNCEHCFLETTCPKRGV
- a CDS encoding ferredoxin produces the protein MADKSSKWSENKPGKMFVDQSCIACDACVLTAPNNFAMHEEDGHAFVSKQPESPEEQELVKEAMEGCPVEAIGNDGDN
- a CDS encoding GNAT family N-acetyltransferase, encoding MEGPRSPRETELPQVLDFLNKKLRSEAPWSIAAEYPTAFTSNNLHNMRIISDEERVLSHAVLKPLIIKSPHVIYKVAAIGSVVTDDQHRGQGLSTTVIKDCLRSAQEQSCDIAILWTDLFDFYRRMGFELAGSEISFVIEDNFDMPITNLSYSTDSKVAPDAIYRLYSQHSVNSVRSIEETRKFLSIPQTQIYTAWEPNGQLAAYAIEGKGVDLGGYIHEWGGSTSKLLSLLSFIRAKKGTPFTIICPKHSQNLIRELENRAVTKNSGFLGMIKIVKFDQLSAKIKRAFRAEGVADFVLEKQGEHFVFGIGADLYTINSETDMVRLLFGPIDYRAIGIFKEETVKKFEKIMPLQLWIWGWDSI
- the elbB gene encoding isoprenoid biosynthesis glyoxalase ElbB; this translates as MKKIAVVLSGCGYLDGSEITESVSLFIALNQAGAEVSCFAPDIDLNEVDHITKSPTGTTRNVLKESARIARSEVRSLAELHAKDFDGLAFPGGFGAAKNLSNWAEKGAACEVNAEVKRVILEFFEASKPIGACCIAPVLLAKVLGKKKVTLTIGDDAATAAEIQKTGAQHEECPVDDYITDRETKVVTTPAYMYGNAKPNEVFAGIFGLAHELVEWA
- a CDS encoding D-alanine--D-alanine ligase family protein, translated to MKKTVALIFGGKSAEHEVSLRSAKNIADALDKEKYSPILIGISSDGTWYRFPDKSVFTQVTKIDDKALPPNAEPVALICDLGKPVIYSLKNSTKTSVDCAFPIMHGTMGEDGTIQGIFKMVNIPFVGCGVWSSAAGMDKAVMKHILADAKIPNARYMLLTPYKNNSYDEIVKNLGTPFFIKPANAGSSVGVHKIKSAEDFAVKLKDAFQFDYKVLAEEFIQGREVECSVMGHNHAPEASLPGEVIPQHEFYSYEAKYIDDNGALLEIPAKIQGETLQRLQDMAKKTYQAMGCDGLTRVDFFLRPNGELYINEINTIPGFTKISMYPKMWEATGLGYKELISKLINLAFERYESESKLKTTYL